A window of Chryseobacterium sp. IHB B 17019 genomic DNA:
TAATTTTTCCATGTTCTTAATTTTATCAAAAATAGCAATTTTATTTTGATTCGAAAAATTTCATTTATTTTCTTTTTACTTTCGTTTTTAATTTATACATTTGAAAACGAAACATAACGAAATATTATGAAACGAAATGAAGAACTCAGCAAACTATCCACTGTCAAAGAATGGGACTTTATTGTCATTGGTGGTGGAGCGAGCGGTTTAGGTTCAGCATTGGATGCGGTAAGCAGAGGTTTTAAAACAGTATTGCTGGAATCTCATGATTTCGCAAAAGCAACATCCAGCAGAAGCACGAAATTAGTTCATGGAGGAGTAAGATACCTGGCGCAGGGCGATATCGGCCTTGTAAAAGAAGCCTTAAAGGAAAGAGGTTTATTGGCGAAAAATGCGGCCCATGTTGTAAAAAATCAGTCTTTTATTATCCCCAACTACACTTGGTGGGGTGGGATTTATTATAAAATAGGACTGTCTGTCTATGACTTCCTTGCCGGAAAATTAAGCTTAGGCAGAACAAAATATATCAGCAAATCCAAAACAATTGAGAAACTCCCGACCATTGAGCAGAAAAACCTTGCCAGCGGAGTCGTTTATCAGGATGGGCAGTTTGATGATGCAAGATTGGCAATTAACCTGGCTCAAACCATTATTGAAAAAGGAGGAAGCGCTATTAATTATGTTAAGGTTATTAATTTAATTAAAAATGAATCCAATAAGATAACCGGTGTTGTCGTGGAAGATCAATTCACGAAACAGCAATATAATATCTATGCAAAAGTCGTTATCAATGCAACAGGGGTTTTCACCAATGATATTTTAAATATGAATAATCCCAAGCATGGAAAATACGTTGTTCCTAGCCAGGGAATCCATTTGGTTTTAGACAAATCATTCTTAAAAAGTGACGATGCGATCATGATTCCCAAAACTTCAGACGGCAGAGTGTTGTTTGTCGTCCCGTGGCATGACAGGGCTTTGGTAGGTACAACCGATACTTTATTGGAAAACGAAAGTTTTGAGCCCCGCGCTTTGGAAGAGGAAATTAATTTCGTTTTAAATACAGCAAGACAATATTTAAGCAAAAAGCCGACCCGGGAAGATGTAAAATCAGTTTTCGCAGGACTAAGGCCTTTAGCAGCACCAAAAGACGGGAGCAAAAACACAAAAGAAGTATCCAGAAGCCATAAAGTAGTAACATCCGAAACGGGATTAATCTCAATTATAGGGGGAAAATGGACTACCTATCGGAAAATGGCGGAAGACACCATCAATGAAGCCATGAAGTTCCACAAATTAGGAAACACTACTTCCAAGACACAAAACATGTCTGTTCATGGAAATGTAAGAGCTGAAACCGTTGACAGAACAAACCATCTGTACGTTTACGGTTCCGATATTCCGAAGATAAAAGCTTTACAGCACAACAATCCTGAATATGCTGAAAAAATACATTCTGACCATCCGTTTACTGTTGCCGAAGCAGTTTGGGCCATTCAAAATGAAATGGCAGAAACCATTGAAGATATTCTGGCCAGAAGAGTTCGTCTCCTGTTTTTAGATGCCAGAGCTGCAATAGACAGTGCACATACAATTGCATTAATTATCGCAAAAGAAAACGGACATTCAGCAGAATGGGCCAATGAACAGGCAAAAGAATTTATCGAACTCGCAAAAGGATATTTACTAACACCTTATTCCCCGAAATCAATCAACCTTAATTAATATTACACAATGAGTGAAAAGCTGATTCTCGCTCTAGATCAAGGTACAACCTCGTCAAGAGCCATTTTATTCAACCGTAATGGAGAAATTGAATACATCTCCCAGAAACCTTTCGAACAGATCTATCCTACTCCGGGCTGGGTAGAGCATGATCCTAATGAAATATGGTCTTCACAGATTTCCGTAGCTGCAGAAGTAATTGCCAAAGCAGGAATCTCAGGCAGAGAAGTAGCTGCAATAGGAATTACCAATCAACGTGAAACTACCGTAGTTTGGGACAAAGAAACCGGCGACCCTGTTTACAATGCTATCGTATGGCAAGACAGAAGAACATCAAAATACTGTGATGAGCTAAAAGAACAAGGTCACGCTGAAAAGATTAAGGATAAAACAGGACTTGTTTTGGATGCCTATTTCTCTGCAACAAAACTGAAATGGATTCTTGATAATGTAGAAGGTGCAAGAGAAAAAGCTGAAGCCGGAAAATTGTGTTTCGGAACGGTGGATACCTGGCTTGTCTGGAAACTGACACGGGGAAAAATGTTTATCACCGATGTTTCGAATGCGAGCCGAACAATGCTTTTAAATATTCATACTTTGGAATGGGATGAAGAATTATTGAATTTATTTAATATTCCGAAAGCTATTCTTCCTGAAGTAAAACAAAGCAGTGAAATCTATGGTGAAACTTCCACTACCCTTTTCTCAACAAAAATCCCGATTTCCGGAATTGCGGGAGATCAGCAGGCTGCATTATTCGGACAGATGTGTACAACTCCGGGAATGGTAAAAAATACATACGGAACAGGGTGCTTCTTATTAATGAATACAGGAAAAGAAGCTGTTTCATCAAAAAATAACCTGCTGACAACCGTTGCATGGAAAATTAATGGAGAAGTGAATTATGCTCTGGAAGGAAGTGTATTTGTAGGCGGAGCAGCGATTCAATGGTTGAGAGATGGTCTTAAATTAATTAATTCTGCTGAAGAAATCAACACTTTGGCTCAAACTGTAGAAGACAATGGCGGCGTTTACTTTGTTCCTGCATTGACGGGCTTAGGCGCTCCATACTGGGATCAGTACGCTCGCGGAACCATCGTGGGCGTTACCCGCGGAACGACTAACGGGCATATTGCAAGAGCCACTTTGGAAGGAATTGCTTTCCAGGTGTATGATATTGTAAAATCAATGGAAGCAGACTCCGGAAAAAAGAGTCCGGAACTTAGAGTTGACGGTGGAGCTTCTGCGAGTGACATGCTGATGCAGATTCAATCCGATCTTTTCGGGTTTAAAATCACAAGACCAAAAACATTGGAAACGACTGCCCTAGGCGCAGCATATCTTGCCGGTCTTGCAGTAGGCTACTGGAAAAATATTGATGAAATCCAGTCTCAATGGATTGTAGATAAAGATTTCCATCCAAAAATGGAAAAAGAGAAAGTTGATAAAATGGTGAATACATGGAACAAAGCCGTTCAGCGTTCTCAAAACTGGATCGAAGATTAATACCTAAAAGTAAAAACACACAAAATTATGACTCCATTTATAGCAGAAGTGATTGGAACAATGCTTCTTATATTACTAGGAAACGGCGTGGTAGCCAACGTCGTTTTAAAAGATACAAAAGGTAACAATTCCGGATGGATAGTGATTACCACAGCCTGGGCATTGGCCGTTTTCGTGGGCGTTACAGTTGCCGGACCCATCAGCGGCGCGCACCTAAATCCGGCAGTAACGCTAGGTTTAGCCATCGCAGGAAAATTTTCATGGGATCTGGTTCCTCCTTATATTGCAGCTCAGATGATTGGTGCAATGCTCGGGGCTTTCCTTGTTTGGTTATTTAATAAAGACCATTTTGCCATCACAGAAGATGAAGGTGCAAAGCTGGCATGTTTCAGTACAGGTCCGGCGATCAGAAAACCACTTTCCAATCTTATCAGTGAAACAATCGGGACTTTCGTTCTTGTATTTGTTATTTTTTATTTTGCAGATCCAAGCATTAATTTAAACAATGACCCCACCGCAAAAATAGGATTAGGGACAGTAGGTGCATTACCCGTGACTTTACTGGTTTGGGCTATTGGTTTGTCGCTGGGCGGAACAACAGGTTATGCCATCAACCCGGCACGTGATTTAGGACCAAGAATCATGCATTCCATTCTTCCGGTAAAAGGGAACAGTGACTGGAGCTACGCATGGGTCCCTGTTGCAGGACCTATTTTAGGAGCAGCCATCGCAGCCATACTGCATGGAATATTAAGTTAATCGCAAACAGTTTACACAATGAAAAAACTCTTTTATATATGCCTGATTTTATTAGGCACAGGGAATCTTTTTGCCCAAGAAAATACAGAAAAGCAGGAAGACAACAGGCTGGATTTTACAGCAAATATTCAGAATAATCATCTATGGAGAGGATTAATTATAACAGATAAACCGGTTGTGATGGGAAATCTTTCCTATGCCTTAGATAAAGATAAAAAATGGAAAGTCGGTATTTGGGGAGCTTCTTCATTGACGGATGATAAAGATGGAACTCATTACAAAGAAATCAATTATTATGTTCAATATTCAGATGGGCGTTTTTATATTGGGTTGTGGGATCTTTTTAATTCCAGAAATATTAATACTGAAAAAGCGTCAGAGGATGTTTTCAATTATTCCAACAGGAGAACGGCACACATTATTGATTTAAGGACAAATTATACTTTCGGACCGTCTTTCCCGATCAATATTGAAGCAGACGTTATGCTTTACGGCGGTGCCAATGCCGGAGAGGTCGTTCTGAAAGAAGATGGAAACTACAAAAAGAACAAATATTCAACCTATATCCAGGCAAGCTATCCTGTAATCACAAACAAAAAAGTAAATCTGGATGCTTTTGTAGGAGCAGGATTCGCTTTGAATGATGCCGTTTCACTATACGGAAACGGGAAGAAAGGTTTTCAGGTAGTCAATATCGGATTAAAAGCAAGCAAAACAGTCAAAATTACAGAACACTACAGCTTACCGGTTTCCATGTCGGCGATGTGGAATCCAGCGCATAAATATGCAAGAGTACAGCTTGCTGCAACCGTATTTTAAAAACATTATTCAATCTTTTTTTAAGCCATTCTGTTTTAGGATGGCTTTTTTATTATTAAGACTCCGTCAATAAGCAATCACCGTAATTTTACGGTGTAATTTTCAATAAGAAATCTTTATTTTTG
This region includes:
- a CDS encoding glycerol-3-phosphate dehydrogenase/oxidase, with amino-acid sequence MKRNEELSKLSTVKEWDFIVIGGGASGLGSALDAVSRGFKTVLLESHDFAKATSSRSTKLVHGGVRYLAQGDIGLVKEALKERGLLAKNAAHVVKNQSFIIPNYTWWGGIYYKIGLSVYDFLAGKLSLGRTKYISKSKTIEKLPTIEQKNLASGVVYQDGQFDDARLAINLAQTIIEKGGSAINYVKVINLIKNESNKITGVVVEDQFTKQQYNIYAKVVINATGVFTNDILNMNNPKHGKYVVPSQGIHLVLDKSFLKSDDAIMIPKTSDGRVLFVVPWHDRALVGTTDTLLENESFEPRALEEEINFVLNTARQYLSKKPTREDVKSVFAGLRPLAAPKDGSKNTKEVSRSHKVVTSETGLISIIGGKWTTYRKMAEDTINEAMKFHKLGNTTSKTQNMSVHGNVRAETVDRTNHLYVYGSDIPKIKALQHNNPEYAEKIHSDHPFTVAEAVWAIQNEMAETIEDILARRVRLLFLDARAAIDSAHTIALIIAKENGHSAEWANEQAKEFIELAKGYLLTPYSPKSINLN
- the glpK gene encoding glycerol kinase GlpK; this encodes MSEKLILALDQGTTSSRAILFNRNGEIEYISQKPFEQIYPTPGWVEHDPNEIWSSQISVAAEVIAKAGISGREVAAIGITNQRETTVVWDKETGDPVYNAIVWQDRRTSKYCDELKEQGHAEKIKDKTGLVLDAYFSATKLKWILDNVEGAREKAEAGKLCFGTVDTWLVWKLTRGKMFITDVSNASRTMLLNIHTLEWDEELLNLFNIPKAILPEVKQSSEIYGETSTTLFSTKIPISGIAGDQQAALFGQMCTTPGMVKNTYGTGCFLLMNTGKEAVSSKNNLLTTVAWKINGEVNYALEGSVFVGGAAIQWLRDGLKLINSAEEINTLAQTVEDNGGVYFVPALTGLGAPYWDQYARGTIVGVTRGTTNGHIARATLEGIAFQVYDIVKSMEADSGKKSPELRVDGGASASDMLMQIQSDLFGFKITRPKTLETTALGAAYLAGLAVGYWKNIDEIQSQWIVDKDFHPKMEKEKVDKMVNTWNKAVQRSQNWIED